From Pedosphaera parvula Ellin514:
GACGTGCTGGCCCTGAAAGCGCGCCATGGAAAGTTCCTTGGCGCTCGGCATGCGTGAACCGTCGGAGCCGGCAATTGTGGCTGCTCCCCAGGGAGAGCCGCCTTTGAGCTCGCTGATATCGGCCAACTCCGGGCACGAATAAGGCAGTCCGACATAAATCATGCCTTGATGGATCAGAGTTGGAACAAAGGTCATGATGGTTGATTCATTGCCGCCCCCGGTGCCAGTGCTGGTGAACACGCTGGCCACCTTGCCAATCAAGGCTCCGCTCACCCACAGGCTGCCGGTCTGATCGAAAAAATTGCGCATCTGCGCCGCCATGTTGCCGAAGCGGGTCGGTGTTCCAAAGATAAAGGCATCGTACTGGTCAAGCTCCTTGGGTGAAGCAATCGGGGCGGCCTGGTCCAGCTTTGCTCCCGCCTTCTTCGCGGCTTCGTCGGACATGATTTCCGGCACCCGTTTAAGCGTCACCTCCACACCTTCGACCTGCCGCGCTCCTTCAA
This genomic window contains:
- the wrbA gene encoding NAD(P)H:quinone oxidoreductase, yielding MTKLLVLYYSMYGHIETMANAVVEGARQVEGVEVTLKRVPEIMSDEAAKKAGAKLDQAAPIASPKELDQYDAFIFGTPTRFGNMAAQMRNFFDQTGSLWVSGALIGKVASVFTSTGTGGGNESTIMTFVPTLIHQGMIYVGLPYSCPELADISELKGGSPWGAATIAGSDGSRMPSAKELSMARFQGQHVATIAHKLKP